The region TCAACACGATTTGTCAAACCATAACAATAAACTAGGTATGGACAAATCACAAAGTTATCCTTGCGCTAGGACATGTTAAACTGCCAGTAGCGATGTGTGCTTGGCTCTGATTGTTTGATCAACACTCAATAACACTATTATGAATGTTGTAATAAAAAGTGGCACTTTTCAGCAATTCTTGACATATTCATGAAAATTAAGCACAAATCAGGACCTAGATAAATTTTTCTTGGCTTGCAAGACTTAGGCCTACTAAAACCCATGCCATGTTTGGAAATAAAAAAACCCCACAAATTTAATGATATAATATGTACCTCATTCGTCGAATCTCTGACTTTCTTGCAGCGTAAATGAGACAGtctgttcaatttcttcagaACGACGAATTGCAACGACCCGTGAATACGcatattttcaatactttCAGATACCTGGAGGACACATAAATCATCACGAAATCCAATATTAGAGTTCTGTGATCGAAATGTATCGAATTTATCAGTAGTGAGGAAAGTCTGTAATAATCTCATGAATACAATACCACAATACCTTTGCATTAACCGAAGTATCGGTTTCAAGTCTCGCTGCAGATTTCAGCGCATGTATTTCCGTAATGGCTTTCCTCAATTCGTCACAGGCTTTTTTATGAACATTCTGATCTTCGTTAATCGTGCGTTTACTAACTTCATCTTCTTCCCAGCGTAGAGCCATTTTAGGCTGAAAATAAACCACAGATATAGCCTACCAGTATAGATAATACTTATTGATTATTACTTATTGGTATATTGTTGCAGGCCGTATTTAGGGGGGTTTCGGAGTGCAAACGAAAGACCTTAAGAAAATTTGagtatcaatttcaaaagGTTCACTCATTGGTAACACTTTTTCCGTCGTTTTTGTTCAAAATATACACTTGTTTCATAACTTGCTAGATTTGAGGCCAAATATGAGATTAtaggaaaaagaaacaaaactaTCACTCCAAATGTGCTAGAAGTTGCCTTATGAATGCAAGACTGTAGCCAGCACAGTTCAGGTATCCTAAAGGTATCTAAACCCTCATTCTATCCTTAGCAACACTAGCGAAATGTAAAACTATTAtcaaaacgacaattttttcacagaaaactaaaacattttctatacTGCATGGACATTAATGTTCCAAAAggaaaattcatcatttttgcGCTgttattgaatatgaaacattagccttgattcaaaaataattccaaaCAAGAAAAAGAAGTTTTGTTAAGAAAGGGAGGTGAATAGCATGCCTATGACAAGTTTTCTGCACTAAGGTATGAGTCGACCTGCTCATAGTGTAGCCAAAGGTGCGGAGCCAGGATTTTTTCCAGGAGAGGTTCATGAAAATGTTGATGTTAAACTGCTGACTCAAATCTCTAGCGAGGGGCTTATACCGCATATTGTTTGGCCAGTACCGATTATGGAGTACTGTCCGCCCGCTTTATCTTGTGTACATTCCTTCAAGAAAAAGATTAATACATTTTCTTGGTAGCTGAGCAGGGGGGTCATGACTCCTGAAACCCCCCCCTCTAGTTCCGCGCCTGCCAGACCGGGGAAGGGGAGCAGAAAAACTGCATTTTTGGATTTAGACCAAATATACTTTACACCCCACAAATAATCTTCACATTAGACATACATCTTTGGGTTTGTCTTTAATGATGTTATCTCTAGAAATAAGGTTTCCTGCTTTCCCTTTGACGTCTTTCAGGGATGTTGATGTAGCTGAACCAGCAGTTGTTGATGTCGATGAAGAAGAGGCAGTGATAATGCGCCTACTCTCTTCTGTAGCGACTGTTGGCGATTCAGTTTTTATGGTTCTGCGTCGTTTTGGTTGTTCTTTATTCGGACTTGTAGCCGACATGACGAATCTTCGTTATTTTATCGCGAGAACAGGTCAAATCGGTCGGACTCGGAGTTATTGTTGCCGAAAAACcgaaaatttctttttcattcactTCCGCGTAGGTTGCACTAAGTACATATATATGAGCCATCAAAATAGACTAACACTAAATCACGGACAGAGacaatatcaattcaattcgagTATATTGACAAAGGGATAATTTCCCAAAAAGGGTTAAAAACTGCAATCGGATGTCAGTTTATTTCGAATCAATTTATCGCTTAATTCCATTCGTGAAACTCGACCAAGCGAGGATCTGCAGCCTGTCTCTGGCCCCTGTCCCTCAACCTGATCGGGACACGCTAGGCACGTCCAGAATTTGGAAAACGACTGTGCCATTCATTTCGAGACCGAGAAAGAAATTCAGCGCTCTTTACGTTAGCCATCTCCCCAAGGTGCAAGAGGTCGAATCACAAAAAATGCCATGCGTTGCTGAGTGGAGAAACCACCACAGTCAAACACTCAACACACTTGCAAACGGAACTGAGATATGGCCACCTTTTTAAATCCTTCGCAACAGAGACCAATAATTCATGAGACAAATCTACAAACTTGCTGAACTTGCAAACTTGCTCAAATCAAACCTCTCTTTGTCGTAAAACCACTCGAACACTGACATTTTCAacgattttttatttgttaatgattaacttttcattcaaaatttgcAAAAGATATTGTTTAAGACAATGTATACATAGGTATACATACCTATAAAGTGTCATGAAAATTAAGCAATTTAAGAACAGGAGGATAAAAGGAGTTGGACCAAATTTCAAGGTCAGTTATTAGCATTTCTGTTATAAAGGCGAATAAATATAGCAAAAACGAATAGTTCTATAAACGCAACAGCAGCTATAACCACAAATGTTTTTTCGACTGGTGTTAATAGCTCATTGCTTGTCGGTCCAGCCCGATCTGGGGGCATCATCGAGTTTATTGGCGTCATCGATTTTGTTGCGTAGAATTTTGATGTGTCCTTTGTGTCGGTCGAATAGAATGACGTCATCATTTTCGTTTGTTCGTTGTCAGTTTTCGTATTATAAAAAGTCAACGGTATTGAAGACGTCATGCTAAGTGTCACAAATTGGCTTTTGCTAGATCGTGCGATGGCTTCGGTAAGCCCTGCAAAATACAAATGGAAAATGTCGTCATGAAAATTTTGGTTTTAGACTGGACAAATGCGTATAATCTAATAACCCCTGTCGAAATTAAATAAAGccgaaaaataaaatggaaatGTGTGAGCGGAAAATATTcgtgaaaaaagaaatcatcaaaacatttatcaaaaaataaatttcatgtttGATTATGACGTACCCACTTTGAGTTCGATGGAGTCAGACATATTTCGTAACGCACATTTAACTTTGTTCCCATTATCTTCCATACAAATTTCCTTAAACATTATTCTCACAATTATGTGACCTTTAGTACCGGGTCTTTCCTTGTACTCCAACAACTCGACTCGTTGTTTCAAATTCTCAGGCAATTCGGCCAAAACATCGGCATCTGATAAAAGTGTGTTACCGTACCAGGTTTTTAATGTGGAACCGGAAGTGATATTACCAGTCCATATGCAGTGCAATTCAACCGAGCCGCGTTCCACTACTCTACCATAAAGTCTTGCTTTCATGTGCCCAAAATAGCCTAAAATACACGATGCAGAGatattcaataagaattagaTATGCCACGTGGTGCGAAAATGTCAAAATTTACCTGGATGTACGTTCTTGTGAACATACGAACCTCCGACCGAACACGAGATTCTATCTGGATCTTTCTTCGGTTTTTCATTCTTGTAACTCACCCCGATTGTTACGGATATTCGGCTCgaatttttcgaaaattcAATCAAAGAAAACCGTTCTTGTATATTTCCATCGATCTCCCGGTTTTCTGATATCAATAGATCATTGTACCAACTTTTGAGTGTGAAGGCGGACTCGTCGATGAACCAACTGCACGTAAACTGCAAGTTCTCATTAGGTAGAAGTATGAATCCATCTTCTGGAACCATCCGAATTGACAGCTTAAATCTCTCTGGAAGAAGATTTTCAATCAGCATATTCGAGGTGAATTTGACTGTGTAGAATATTGTCGGTATACGAGGTGCTTATTGGTTTTTTCTACACAAACTATTTCACATCGGTTGTTGGTGACAAGTTAAAGAATATCTAACGCTAACATCTTACCTGACGGGCGGACTGCTTCGATGATAGTTACTGCCATCACACCAAGGAAAAGGGCTCGAAAGGACAGCGACATACTGGTATTTTATATACAACAGCGATCAGTATTGAAATCAGCATTGGTAAAACCACTATATACCTCATGATAACGAATCGATTGTCTAAGTTCACTTTTAGATGCGACCTACGTAAATTTCATTCTACGTGATTGCATAATGATATTAATCATTTCAGTTATACGATAAGAAACTACTTTTTTGCTTAAGTGGGTTATACACTATATCgttatatacattatatataagAATATTAAACATCCACCACAGATAGACAAGTAAAAGGCTATTATGCCCTCTTGCCTGATTTatgagtttttctttttctcgaATTACGATTTAAATTCCAGACTAGAAAACTATCCTACAGTCGTTTCGCCCGCCTCGGTGCTGACTGAATAATGCATAATCTTCTAAGAGGCGAAAGTTTCTCATAGTCTGGCTACCAGATCCCAACTTTCAGAAAGATACTGCATATTATCataaaaacctgaaaatttcataacttcatcataatcattttaTCTGTTGAAAACACTACCACACACTTTAAAGAATGAAACTCCTTCTTTCCGTTTGATATATTGCACCGCTTCTGTGTAGTATATTTGACAggtaatttctttaaaacagGAAAATCTGATATTTACAAATCTTAAATTGTATGTTTTCACATGTATGTGTATAAGCAGGTttctattatatatacatgtatgtattcaAACAAAGTGCATTTTAATTGTGACTAATATAATTTCGTATATCTTGATGCTGTAATATACGGAGCTTATAGATAAGTCTTCTAAGAAACTTTCTATCCAACTTGACATCAACATCTGCAAGAGGCGAGGAATCTCAAGAATTCTGATGGGCTTGCTGTTGCGGTCCTGTGGGAACATATATTACTCGTGTTTGCGCCGGAGCTGGCCGACAACACTTCAACAACGCGCAACAGTAGGCGGCTTGAACTATAACGCAGATAATCTCCAATAACAGAATCACTAATCTCAACGATAACATCGTCAGCTTTAATTCGTAATTCCTCTCCAAAATTCCGTGCCAATCATTCGCAGTGGCGGCTAGTTGAATTGCCGTTAGCACAGCGCACATCGTCGCGCTGAGACTAGCAACAGCACACATACCGACGCAGACGACTACGGCGCACCGTTCTTGATATTTCACGCACACTATCGTCGAAAGTCCGCTGATTATAATGAAAATGCTCACCCAGTAGTAGTTTCGAAAATTGTACACAATTTCATCGTTGATGATGACTGAAtcgaaaatgatgatgatcattCCACAAAGTAGTTGAATAGTTCCGAGAATTAGGGAATTTCTGCTGAATCGAGCAGTCTCTTTTACGTTACTGATCGGCAGTACAGCATCGTCTGTGAGACGTGTGTCCGGCTCTGACAGCTCTATTCGTATGACGGGCGTAACTGCAGAAGATATCGGGCGTCCTCGGTCGCTGTCATCTTCTTTTCCTCCTTCTTTTAAATGCTTGTACTTATTCATCGATAAATCGCCCGTTTTTCACTTAATCTACCAAATATTCTTGCGCTGTATAAAGTGATAACCAATCTATCAGAAATACGGTATCgtataataatgaaatgagTCATTCATATTCTTACCTTgtactttttcttttttctctaacCGTCCCAACTTTTCCAAGCGACACAAACTTTCGGTTTGTCTGGTAGAAATTCCGAGTTGCAGTTATAGTCTTGTTTACCTGTTACTTTCTTTGAGAAAATCTATCATGTTGCTGATCTGTTGCTGATCACCTGAAGAAATGTGATCGAACAATTCTGGTTTCCGGTATTGACTCAACTTTTcaagtttatatatataaatgtttcTTCGGCTTACCTCGTCTACACAGCAGACACCTACGGTAATACCTTTTTCTCGCAGTCTGATCATCAGATAATGCCAGTGTAAGGAAAGGAAACCTGCAGAGAAAGTGAGTTGTATCGCGAATCTATatcctcctctctccctctctttctATGTCTCTAAACGCTGTAAATTAGATCCACATGATAATACACGTTCGAGCTGAAAGTCGGAGAAAAGAAGCTGTTTTAATTCTGCATCTATACCAGACGGATTAAAGAAAATAACATTCGAACCTGTTCCGCGAATTCCAATAGTCTGAACTCAGCGTACATGTTATTCCAAAGGTGTTTGTTCGCAATTTTGCGAACAACTATACACTCGCCGAGTGAGTAATAACCGTTTAATTGATACATACAtgaaccaaacgaaaaaaggACTCCAGCTAGGCCGAAGAATGTTAACCATTCGTACATTCACGAGCTCTGACGGGTCAAGAATAGTTGAAATACAAAATGCATACGGTCATTGACAATATTACCTTGCTTATGTAACTGCTTATACGTATATttttaaatagatttaacTGACGTAtacaaaatgtattcatacatCGAAAATGATCAGCCTGATATGAGATGATACTGAAATGAGATTTTATATGTCTATGTATCTATCTAAATGTGCATAAAAGATGAGAGATAGAGAAAAATAAGCATGGCAGAACAACTAACAACGTTcaacatttatcaaaaaaactAGCCCtacttatttcaaaaattcagtttGACATCAGACATGTGAGTTCATACTTAGTAATTTCATTTAAGGTATAAAAGGgtttaatttcattcagaCCATGTTTACTAGATTAACCTAAGCACGGGAGGACTTTCCTGTCgtattcattgtttttcttGGCGTTTTCGGCATATGTTTCATATAGTGTATTCTAATACGATTATGCGGTGCAGCAGCTTGTGCGAGTCTTATTTCGTAGTttgttttcataatttttcttcAGGAAAGGTAATCGCAATTTATTCTCGGGAATTCAGTTAT is a window of Tubulanus polymorphus chromosome 2, tnTubPoly1.2, whole genome shotgun sequence DNA encoding:
- the LOC141899960 gene encoding uncharacterized protein LOC141899960 isoform X2 — encoded protein: MSLSFRALFLGVMAVTIIEAVRPSERFKLSIRMVPEDGFILLPNENLQFTCSWFIDESAFTLKSWYNDLLISENREIDGNIQERFSLIEFSKNSSRISVTIGVSYKNEKPKKDPDRISCSVGGSYVHKNVHPGYFGHMKARLYGRVVERGSVELHCIWTGNITSGSTLKTWAYRSHRTI
- the LOC141899960 gene encoding uncharacterized protein LOC141899960 isoform X1, which encodes MSLSFRALFLGVMAVTIIEAVRPSERFKLSIRMVPEDGFILLPNENLQFTCSWFIDESAFTLKSWYNDLLISENREIDGNIQERFSLIEFSKNSSRISVTIGVSYKNEKPKKDPDRISCSVGGSYVHKNVHPGYFGHMKARLYGRVVERGSVELHCIWTGNITSGSTLKTWYGNTLLSDADVLAELPENLKQRVELLEYKERPGTKGHIIVRIMFKEICMEDNGNKVKCALRNMSDSIELKVGLTEAIARSSKSQFVTLSMTSSIPLTFYNTKTDNEQTKMMTSFYSTDTKDTSKFYATKSMTPINSMMPPDRAGPTSNELLTPVEKTFVVIAAVAFIELFVFAIFIRLYNRNANN